A region of the Thalassoroseus pseudoceratinae genome:
CGGATTGTGGCCGTTCGCGATCAGCATTGTGCTCTTCAGCTTAATTATTGACCGAATCGGTTATGGCAAAGCGATGGTGTTTGCCTTCGTCTGTCACGTGGCGTCGGCGATCATTGCGATCATGACGCCGTCACTGGCCGCGGGAGATAGCCAAAAAGCCTACTGGATTCTGTACCTGAGCAACTTCGTCGTTGCGTTGGGGAACGGTACCGTTGAGGCCGTTGTAAACCCCGTGGTGGCTACGATGTTTGCCCGTGAAAAAACCAAATGGCTCAACATCTTGCACGCCGGTTGGCCCGGTGGTCTCGTTTTGGGTGGGCTTCTGACGCTGTTGCTGACGAACCTCGGTGTCTCTGATTGGCAGTACAAAATCGGTTTGATTTTCATCCCGGTTCTGGTCTACGGGGTGATGATGATCCCGTGTAAATTCCCTGTGAGCGAACGGGTTGCCGCTGGCGTTTCCTACCGGGATATGCTTCGAGAATTCGGTATGGGGGGGGCACTGATTGTGTCCTTCTTGATGGTCTCGGAAATCGGTCGGGTGTTCGGTTTTTCAACCATGGTGAATTGGTTGATTATTGCCGCATTGACCATTGGATTTGGCGTGTGGATTGGTTTTGCGATCGGCCGACCGTTGTTCCTCTTCTTGCTCGTGATCATGGTGCCATTGGCGACCACCGAACTGGGAACCGATAGCTGGATCGCTGGTTTGATGGAACCGTTGATGGAACGCGACTTCGGCATTTCCGGTGGTTGGGTGTTGGTTTACACGTCGCTGATCATGATGATCCTGCGATTCTTCGCCGGACCGATTGTTCATCGAATCTCCCCATTGGGGCTTCTGGCTGCAAGTTCTGTGATCGCAGCTGGTGGTTTGGTCTTCCTTTCGCAAGCGGCCGGTGTGACGATTTTGATCGCTGCAACTCTCTACGGGATCGGCAAAACGTTCTTCTGGCCGACGATGCTCGGTGTGGTCGCCGAACAATTCCCGAAAGGGGGAGCTTTAACACTCAATGCAACCGGTGCGGTCGGGATGCTTGGGGTCGGTGTGGTTGGGGCCGTTTTCTTGGGGTATATCCAAGACACAACAGTGGAAAGCCGAGTCAAGGTCGAAGCCACCGAAATTCACGCCGACGTGACCGAAACCAAGAAATGGGTCTTTGGGGAATTGCAAGCCGTCAACCCAGACGCGGTCAAAGAACTTCCCAAGGAAGACAAGGAACAGATCAACGAGATCTCGAACGAAGCCAAACAACAAGCACTCGCGACAGTTGCGATCTTCCCGATTATCATGCTCGTGGCTTATCTGATCCTGATTGGTTACTTCAAAAGCCGTGGTGGATATCAGGCCGAAGTTCTCACCGGGCATGCGGCTAACGATGAGGAATTCACGGGCGGTGTCGAAGGACCGGCGGATATGTAGCCGTTGGAACCAATGAGGTTTGACTAGTCGATTTGTCTCGAGGGTGGGTTCTGGGCCGCCCTCGAGTATTTTTGCAAGAGGGTCGCTTGAGTTCCACGTCACCGATACCCACGGATCAACAAGGACAGGAGACTCGCAGTCGCGTCACCTGGATGACGATGGTCGTCTTAACGGCGATCGTGTTTCTGCTCGACTTGGTCTTTCCTTTAGGGGTAGCCGCCGGTGTCCCGTATATTACTGTCGTCTTCTTGGCCTTGTGGATGCCCGACCGTAGCAGTGTGGTCGTCGCGGCGATCGTGACCACGCTCTGCACGGTGATCGGCTTTGCTATTCCTTGGCCTGCGGGAACGGCGGAATTCTGGCTCGGGCTGGAAAACCGAGTCATTGCCCTGTTGGCTCAGTGGACCATCGTGATTTTCGGTCTTCAGTTAGCGCGAAGAACCGCGGAACTCCAAGTTGCAAACCAACGAGCGTTTCGCATTGAACGTCTCGCGGCGATCGGCGAGACGCTCGCCGTGCTATCACATGAGAGCCGGAACGAATTGAATTCGATCCAAATGGGAATGGAACTGCTCCGCCTGCAAACGGCTGACGTTCCCGACGTGGAAAGTTCGCTCGATTCGATCCAGAAAAGTGCGAACCGATTGCAAGTTTTGTTCGATGACGTTCGCTCGTTCGCCGCTCCCGTGGCCTTGCAAGTTGCGAAGTCTGATATCGCTGCGATCTGGCAGCGAGCATGGGAATCGATTCAGAAGAGTCACCGTGATCGGGAGATTTCCCTTGTGGAACGCTCCGAGTCCCCGATTGAATGTTCGATTGACGCCTTCCGCATCGAACAGGTGTTTCGCAACCTTTTTGAGAACGCCATTGCGGCTGGCAGCGATCCGGTGCAGTTGACGGTGACCACGACCTACAGCAAATTCGAAGGGCAGCGTGCGGTCATCGTTTCCGTGCAGGATAATGGTCCGGGACTTCCTGAGGAACTTCGAGCGAAAGTCTTCGAACCGTTCTTCACGACGAAATCCAAAGGGACCGGACTTGGGCTTTCGATCTGCCAACGCATCGTAGAAGCCCACGGTGGCATCATGACTCTGGAACCATCCGAGCAGGGAGCGAAATTCATGATCACGCTCCCCGTCGGTCTCTGAATCGTTTACTTCGCTTCGAACTGATCGGGGTCGAGTAGTTTCTGATACTTTTCCTCGTTCATGTTCTCCGGAGTGACGAGGTAGACTCCCGTGTCGATCCGTTTCTCGACTTCTTCGCCTTCCAGCTTAGCGACCATTGTTTTAACGGCAAGGTAGCCCATGTTGACCGGGTCCTGCAGGATGACACCGTCCACCGAGCCGTCCTTCAATCCCTCGACGATTCGCGGATCCGAGTCGAATGCGATGAATTTGACATCGCCAGCCATTTGCAGGTTTTCCAGGGCCTGTAGCATCCCCTTGTTGTTCGGTTCGCACACGGTGAACACGCCAGTGACATTGTCCTTGTGATTTCGCAAGAGTTGCTCGGCAATCTTCAAGGCTTCCTCCGCTGAAGAGTTCACTCGTTGACTTTCCGAAAGAACTTTGACGCCATCAGCCGCTTCGATCTCCTCAAGAAAGCCTTCCTCACGTTGCTCCGTGCTTTCGCTCCCGGCTTGATACCGCAGCAGGATCACGCCGCCCTTGCCATCCATCAGCTCGATCATCTTTTCGCCAGCGAGATGGCCGCCTTTGGAGTTGTCGGTGGCGACATAACTCACAACATTGGTGAGGTCGCGGAGTCCACTGTCGAAGACCACCACCGGAATATCCCGCTGTTTCGCTCGTTTCACGACCGGCACAAAGGCGTCCCGATCGATCGGGGCCAGCACGATCCCGTCAACTTTACGGCCGACGAACGTGTCAACAATCTTGATTTGCCCTTCTTTGTCGGTTTCGTCCGCTGTGCCCTGCCAACTGATTTCGACGTTCCCAAGTTCCTTGGCTGCTTTCTCCGCACCAAAGTGGACCGACTTCCAAAAGTCGTGACTCGTGCCTTTCGGAATGACGGCGATTCGGTATTTCTTGGCGCCGTCATTGGCGGTTCCGTCGGCATCCTGGTTTGACGAACAACCCCAGACGGAAAACATCAGCAAAATCAGGAGGTACCGCGAACGCATGGTGTTGTCTTTCGTTTGATAAATCGGTGTGGAAGATCGCCTTGAACGGACGTCGTCTAGGCTTTGCGAATCTTTTCCCGACCGTTGCTGACCGATTTGGTGGCATTGCGAGTGTCGAGAACAAGCGAAGCGTGACGAACGATGTGGTCATAATCGTACGCAGAATGATCGGTCGCAATCAACACGCAGTCCTGATCGGCTAAGAACTCTGGCGTGAGTTCTTGGCTGTGCATCTCGGGGACGTCGTAGTGTCGCATCCGTGGCAGCGTTGGGATGTGCGGATCGTTGTAGGTCAAATCGGCACCGCGTTCCCGAAGCAATTCCAACAACTCGAACGACGGACTTTCCCGGGGGTCATCCACGTCTTTCTTGTAAGCCATTCCCAGCAGGCAAATCTTACTGCCGCGAATCGGTTTTGCTTCATCGTTCAAGAACTCCGCCAAACGAAGCACAACGTACTCTGGCATGGTGCGATTGACTTCACCGGCTAGTTCGATGAATCGCGTGGACAGACCCTGCTTGCGTGCCAGCCAGGTGAGGTAAAACGGATCAATCGGAATACAGTGACCGCCTAACCCTGGTCCAGGATAAAACGCCTGAAATCCGAATGGCTTCGTCTTGGCGGCGTCGATCACTTCCCAAACGTCGAGCCCCATGCGATCGAACAGCACCTTCAACTCGTTGACCAACGCAATGTTGACCGCTCGGTAGGTGTTTTCGAGAATCTTGCACGCTTCCGCCGCCTCTGGGCTGGATACGGGGACCACTTCCACGATGGCATGTCGATACAATGCAGCGGCCAATTCCCCACTTTGCTCATCAATGCCGCCGACCACCTTTGGGATGTTCTTCGCACTG
Encoded here:
- a CDS encoding ABC transporter substrate-binding protein encodes the protein MRSRYLLILLMFSVWGCSSNQDADGTANDGAKKYRIAVIPKGTSHDFWKSVHFGAEKAAKELGNVEISWQGTADETDKEGQIKIVDTFVGRKVDGIVLAPIDRDAFVPVVKRAKQRDIPVVVFDSGLRDLTNVVSYVATDNSKGGHLAGEKMIELMDGKGGVILLRYQAGSESTEQREEGFLEEIEAADGVKVLSESQRVNSSAEEALKIAEQLLRNHKDNVTGVFTVCEPNNKGMLQALENLQMAGDVKFIAFDSDPRIVEGLKDGSVDGVILQDPVNMGYLAVKTMVAKLEGEEVEKRIDTGVYLVTPENMNEEKYQKLLDPDQFEAK
- a CDS encoding sensor histidine kinase gives rise to the protein MSSTSPIPTDQQGQETRSRVTWMTMVVLTAIVFLLDLVFPLGVAAGVPYITVVFLALWMPDRSSVVVAAIVTTLCTVIGFAIPWPAGTAEFWLGLENRVIALLAQWTIVIFGLQLARRTAELQVANQRAFRIERLAAIGETLAVLSHESRNELNSIQMGMELLRLQTADVPDVESSLDSIQKSANRLQVLFDDVRSFAAPVALQVAKSDIAAIWQRAWESIQKSHRDREISLVERSESPIECSIDAFRIEQVFRNLFENAIAAGSDPVQLTVTTTYSKFEGQRAVIVSVQDNGPGLPEELRAKVFEPFFTTKSKGTGLGLSICQRIVEAHGGIMTLEPSEQGAKFMITLPVGL
- a CDS encoding nucleotide sugar dehydrogenase, whose protein sequence is MSHDLAAKIADRSARVGVIGLGYVGLPLIHAFTSASFRCIGYDVDQTKVEQLSAGRSYIKHISSETVGEWIKKKQLDPTADMTRLNEADVLLICVPTPLNEARDPDLRYVEGTAHAIAKTLRAGQLVVLESTTYPTTTRDVLLPILEESGLTTGEDFFLAYSPEREDPGNPQFSAKNIPKVVGGIDEQSGELAAALYRHAIVEVVPVSSPEAAEACKILENTYRAVNIALVNELKVLFDRMGLDVWEVIDAAKTKPFGFQAFYPGPGLGGHCIPIDPFYLTWLARKQGLSTRFIELAGEVNRTMPEYVVLRLAEFLNDEAKPIRGSKICLLGMAYKKDVDDPRESPSFELLELLRERGADLTYNDPHIPTLPRMRHYDVPEMHSQELTPEFLADQDCVLIATDHSAYDYDHIVRHASLVLDTRNATKSVSNGREKIRKA
- a CDS encoding MFS transporter: MSDAGSAAASPTPSVTANEPDYTLFWACFIALIATAFGFIIRALIMDDLAAEFNLTETQKGEIFGVGLWPFAISIVLFSLIIDRIGYGKAMVFAFVCHVASAIIAIMTPSLAAGDSQKAYWILYLSNFVVALGNGTVEAVVNPVVATMFAREKTKWLNILHAGWPGGLVLGGLLTLLLTNLGVSDWQYKIGLIFIPVLVYGVMMIPCKFPVSERVAAGVSYRDMLREFGMGGALIVSFLMVSEIGRVFGFSTMVNWLIIAALTIGFGVWIGFAIGRPLFLFLLVIMVPLATTELGTDSWIAGLMEPLMERDFGISGGWVLVYTSLIMMILRFFAGPIVHRISPLGLLAASSVIAAGGLVFLSQAAGVTILIAATLYGIGKTFFWPTMLGVVAEQFPKGGALTLNATGAVGMLGVGVVGAVFLGYIQDTTVESRVKVEATEIHADVTETKKWVFGELQAVNPDAVKELPKEDKEQINEISNEAKQQALATVAIFPIIMLVAYLILIGYFKSRGGYQAEVLTGHAANDEEFTGGVEGPADM